Below is a genomic region from Microbacterium esteraromaticum.
CCCGATCACGGCATCGGCGAGTTCGAGACGGTCGACGGCGTGGTGCCCTTCCCAGGCTGGGACCACTTCCCCGATGAGGACGTCCACGACCTCGACGCGGCCATGAGGGAGCGCACCGCGCCCCTGACCATGAGTGTCCCGGCCCGGGTGCCGACCGACCCGATCGCTCTGTCGGACGAGCGACGCTTCGCGATTCCCGTGACGCTGCTGATGGGCGGGTACGACCGGCAGCGGCTCGAAGCCGAGCTCGCGGACTGGGGTCCGTGGGGTGCGGAGTTCTCATCGATCGCGGATGCGACCGTCGTCACGCTCGACTCCGGCCACTGGCCGCAGTTCTCCATGCCGGAACGACTGGCAGCCGCGATCGTCGACGCGATCGGCGACTGACCGGGCAGCGACGGGGCCTCGACGTGCGGGCTCTCAGTGCCCCATTCCGAGGCCGCCGTCGACCGGGATCACGGCGCCGGAGATGTAGGCGGCGTCATCTCCCGCCAGCCATGCCACCGCGCCGGCGACCTCATCGGGTGTCGCGAACCGCCCGGCGGGGATGCTCGCCTTGTACTGCTTCTGGGTCTCCTCCGGCAGCTCGGCCGTCATATCGGTCTCGATGAAACCGGGGGCGACGACGTTCGCCGTGATGCCGCGTCCGCCCAGCTCGCGCGTGAGCGAACGGGCGAATCCGACCAGGGCGCTCTTCGACGCCGAGTAGTTGACCTGCCCAGCCGAGCCGTACAGGCCGACGACGCTGGAGATGAGGATGACGCGGCCGAAGCGCGCACGGAGCATGCCCTTCGATGCGCGCTTGACCACGCGGAAGGTGCCGCCGAGGTTGGTCGCGACGACGCTGTCGAAGTCGTCCTCGCTCATGCGCATCAAAAGGGTGTCCTTGGTGATCCCGGCGTTCGCGACGACGATCTCGACCGGGCCGAGCTGCTGCTCCACCTCGGTGAAGGCCGCGTCGATCGCGGCGGCGTCGGTGACGTCTGCTCGCACGGTCAGGGTGCCCTGCGGTCCCTCGCCGCTGCGGGCGGTGACGGCGACCCGGTACCCGTCGCGGACGAAGCGTTCGGCGATCGCACGGCCGATGCCGCGGTTTCCGCCGGTGACGAGGACGACGCGCTCAGCGCTCATATGGGGCTCCTGACTGAGGGAACGGATCGCTGGCCATCCTATCGACCGCGACCCCGCCGGACGGCGTCCGGGACGCCGGGCGCGGCGTAGGCTGGAAGCACCGTGAAAGACAAGCGCCACGCCCCCTCCGTGACCTCCCTGCCGCAGTCGCCGCAGGACGAGGCCGATCACCGCGTGCGCCGCTACGCGCTGACGATGGGCATCCGCACGGTGTGCTTCCTACTGATGGCGCTCGTGCAGCCTCTCGGGTGGTGGACCTGGGCGTTCGCGGCCGCGGCGATCTTCCTCCCTTACATCGCCGTCGTGTATGCGAACGCAGGAAGCGACAGCACGCCGAGCGCCGTCGAGTCGCCGGTCGCGCAGCTCGAGAGCCCGAGGGCGTCCGCTCCTGAGCCGACCGCCGCAGACCCGGATGTGATCACGATCATCGAGAGGCGAGACGACCGCGGAGCCGGCGAGCGATGACCGCCGCGCTGGAATGCGCGCGGGCCGAATGCCGTGAACCCGCCACGCATCACATCGTCTGGCGCAACCCGCGCATCCACGCCGAGGACCGACGGAAGATCTGGCTGGCGTGCGACGCGCACGTCGGGTTCCTGAGCGACTACCTGAGGGCAAGGGAGTTCCCGGTGGAGGTTCACGAGGGGCTGCCCCGGTGAGCCGGCTGATGCGCTGGGGCGTGTACGTGCTCGTGGCGATCGGCTTCGCGATCGCGTGCGTCTTCCTGTCGCAGTGGCAGTTCGATCGCAACGAGTCGCGTGCAGAGCAGATCGCCCTGGTGGAGCGCAATTACGATGCGGACCCGGTCCCCGTCGCCGACCTGCTCGGCACGGACGGCGCTCTCCAACCGGCCGATGAATGGCATCCGGTGCTGCTGCGCGGCGAGTACCTCGCCGATGAGCAGGTGCTCGTGCGCAACCGCCCGCACGGCGGCACCAGCGCGTTCGAGGTCCTCGTGCCGTTCCGCGACGAGAGCGGCCTGGTGCTGCTGGTCGACCGCGGCTGGATCTCCCCCGGCGAGGACGCATCACCGAAGTCCGTTCCCGCTCCCCCGGACGGCGAGAGCAGTGCGGTGGTGCGCCTGCGCCCCGGTGAGCGCCTCCCGGCGTCCGGTCGCGGCGCCCCCGAGGGACAGGTGCCGACCATCCATCTGCCGACGATCGCCGATCTGGTGAACCCGGCGCTGACCACGAGCGCCTACGGCCAGCTGGTGTCCGAGGAACCAGCCGCGCAGGCGGCGCTGGGCGGCTTCGCATCGCCCACAGACGATCCGGGCCCCCATCTTTCGTACGCGATCCAGTGGATCCTGTTCGCCGTCATGGGCTTCGCCTTCATCGGCTACGTGATCCGCATCGAGATCGTGAAGGCGAAAGAGGACGCCGGTGAGCTGCCGAAGCGGCAGCCACGGCGCCGCGATCGCGACGCCGCCGACGAGGACGCGCTTCTCGACGCCGTGCAGCGCTGACAGGCGCCGCCGAACCGCGTGCGGCGCCTCGGCGCGAGGCTCAGGCGAGCTCGATGAGGTCCTGGTAGTCCTTGCTCCAGATGTCCTCGACGCCGTCGGGAAGAATGAGCACGCGCTCGGGATTCAGCGACGCGACCGCGCCGGGGTCGTGCGACACCAGCACGACGGCACCCTCGTAGTGCGCCAGCGCCCCCAGGATCTCCTCGCGAGACGCGGGATCGAGGTTGTTCGTCGGCTCGTCGAGCAGCAGCATGTTGGCCGACGACACGACCAGAGTCGCGAGCGACAGCCGGGTCTTCTCTCCGCCCGAGAGCACACCGGCCGGCTTGTGCACGTCGTCGCCGGTGAAGAGGAACGATCCGAGGACCTTTCGCGCCTCGGTCTCGTTGAGGTCGGGAGCTGCCGAGATCATGTTCTCGAGCACGGAGCGCTTCACATCGAGATTCTCGTGCTCCTGCGCGTAATAGCCGATCTTGAGCCCGTGCCCCGGCTCCAGCTGACCCGTGTCCGGCTCGTCGACGCCGGCGAGCAGCCGCAGCAGCGTCGTCTTGCCCGCGCCGTTGAGGCCGAGCACGACGACCTTCGAACCGCGGTCGATCGCCAGATCGACGTCGGTGAAGATCTCCAGCGACCCGTACGACTTGGACAGTCCGGATGCCATCAGCGGGGTCTTGCCGCATGCAGCGGGCTTCGGGAAGCGCAGCTTGGCGACCCGGTCGGCCTGGCGCACCTCGTCGAGCCCGGACAGCAGCTTCTCGGCACGGGCGACCATCTGGTGCGCCGCGGCCGCCTTGGACGCCTTGGCGCCGAACCGGGCTGCCTGCAGCTGCAGCTGGGTGGCCTTCTTCTCTGCGTTGGCGCGTTCCTTCTTGCGGCGCTCCTCGTCGGCCACCCGCTGACGGAGGTAGTTCTTCCAGTTCATGTTGTAGATGTCGATGACCTGGCGGTTCGCGTCGAGGTAGAAGACGCGGTTCACGGTCTCGCCGACGAGCTCGACATCGTGACTGATCACGATGAGGCCGCCCTTGTAGTTCTTGAGGAACTCACGCAGCCACACGACGCTGTCGGCGTCGAGGTGGTTGGTCGGCTCGTCGAGGATCATCGTGTCGGCATCGGAGAAGAGGATGCGCGCGAGCTCGATGCGGCGGCGCTGACCGCCCGAGAGCGTGTTGAGCGGCTGGTCGAGGATGCGATCGGGAAGGGAGAGGTTGTGCGCGATGGAGGCAGCCTCCGCCTCGGCGGCGTAGCCGCCGAGGGCCTCGAACCGCTCGGTCAGGTTGGCGAACTTGCGCATGGCGCGGTCGGCGATCTTCGGGTCGTCCGATGCCATGTCGTGCGACGCCTTCGACATGCCGAGCTGCAGCGTGCCGAGGCCGCGGGCATCGAGGATGCGGGTGCGCGCGAGCACCTCGGGGTCGCCGGTGCGCGGATCCTGGGGCAGGTAGCCGATCTCACCCGATTTGGTCACCTTGCCCTCGCTGGGCAGCACATCGCCGGCGAGCACCTTGGTGAGGGTGGTCTTGCCCGCGCCGTTGCGACCGACGAGGCCAATCTTGTCGCCGGCGGCGACTCGGAACGAGACGTCCGACATGAGCACGCGGGCTCCGACGCGGATCTCGAGTTCGTGCACGGCGAGCACAGCGCAGTCCGATCTTCGGGAGGTGTGAGTGAGCGGCCGAATGGCCAGCCCCCCAGTATACGCGAGGCGTGCTGAGCAGCCGCCGGTGCGGCTCAGCGTGCCAGTCCGCGTGCGGCGAGGGCGTCGCCGACGTCGTCCGCGTGGCGCAGTGTCAGCACGAGCAGCGGCAGCACCGCACGCGCGCCCAGCCGCACCCCTCTGGCACGTTGGGCATCTCGAACCTGCGCGAGGAACCCGGCGAGCACGGGGACCATCGCGATGGTGAGCGAGACGGTGAGCGCCACCGATGCCGGGTCCACTCCGAAGCGCCTCAGTGGCCGCATCGCCCGCTCCAGCACGTCGAGCAGGTCCCCCATCCGCGTCGAGCGGGTCACGCTCTCGGCCAGGAGGATGAGCGCGATCACCCGCGCCGTGCTCTGCACAGCGGTGCCGACGTCCACGAATACCCAGAGCGCCCCGCCGAGCAGCAGGATCAGCCAGCGCAGACGCCACCAGGCCGCCGCAACGCCCCGCCACCCGAGACCCGCGACGAGCAGCAGCCCGGATGCGGAGAGCACCAGCAGCACGGCCCCGACGCTGCCCGGTCGGGCGAAGGAGACCAGCAGCGCCGCGACGATGAGCGCACACAGCTTCGCACCGGCAGGGAGTCGGTGCAGGATGCTGGTCCCCGGCCGGTAGAGCGAGATCATCCGATGAGCCGCCGGTATGCGGCGATGACATCGACAGGTGCGCCCACGGCGTGCACCCTGCCTTCGTCGAACAGCACGGCCTCGTCGCACGCGGCCGCGAGCTCGAGGTCGTGCGTCACGATGACGACGGGAACCTCGAGGCCGAGCAGCAGCTCGCCGATGCTGCGCGCGTTTCGCAGGTCGAGCAGTGTGGTCGGCTCGTCCGCGACGAGCAGGTCCGGCTCCGAGGCGAGCACAGAGGCGATCGCGAGCAGCTGACGCTGCCCGCCCGAGAGCGCGGCCGCCGGCTGATCCTCGCGTCCGGCCAGCCCGAAGCGCGACAGCGTGTCGAGCACCCGCTCTGCCCGCAGCGGCTTCGGCAGATCGCGCAGCGACAGCGCTATGTCCTCTGCCGGGGTCGGCATGAGGATCTGCGCCTCAGGATTGGTGAAGACGAATCCGACTCGGTCGCGGAGCATTCTGGCGTCCCTGACGATGTCGTGGCCGAGAACGCTGGCGCGCCCCTGCGTGCACGGGCGCAGCCCGTTGAGCATGCGGGCGAAGGTCGACTTGCCCGACCCGTTCGCGCCGATGACCGCCGTCCGAGGCGCGCTCAGGCTCAGATCCACGTCGTGCAGGATGCGCTCACCGTCGATCGTGCACCCGGCACCCTCGAAGCGGATCCCGGGATCGGTCACGACAGAGCGGATGCTGGTGCCGTAGCGCTCCGCGCGGGGAATGCCCGCGGATAGGCCCGACGCAGGCCCAGCGCGAGCACCGTCGCGATCCCGGCCTTGACCAGGTCGCCCGGCAGGAAGGCGACGGTGGAGAGCGCCGTGAGATCGAGCGGAACGCCCGTGACGGCGGCCTGCACCGGGACGCCGAGCAGATACACCGCGGCGATGCCGCCGATGATCGTCGCGAGGGCGGTGCGCCACCAGCTTGGGCGACCCGAGTGCGCGATCAGGCCGATCACGATCGACCCGATGACCCAGCCGAGCATGTAGCCCGCAGTCGGTCCTGCGAACGCCCCGAGGCCGCCTCGTCCACCCGCCAGAACAGGCAGGCCGATCGCGGCGAGGGCGAGCACGACGAGGATCGCCAGAGGAGCACGTCGTGCCCCGAGGACGAGGCCGGCGAGCATCACGCCGAGCGTCTGTCCGGTGATCGGCACGCCTCCCGGCAGGGGCACGACGACGGTGCCGAGCACGATGATCAGTGCGGCGAAGACGGCGATGCGCGCGAGGTCGGCGCTGAGTGGTCGGGGGTCTGACATGCGTCCTCCGGAGGTCATGGCGTACGAGCGCCCGGGCGTCATCGGAACACTGTTCACTGTATTGACGCGCACCGCGGCTGCATCTGGCGACAGACACAGGGTCGCCGGGCAAACCTTGTCGCCGGTGGCACGCCTGCTCGTCTTCGTCAGCGCTGCGCGTCGCCCATCCGGAGTCCGGGGAGCATCGCGATGGTGGTCAGCACGGCGGCGAACAGATACACGGTGGCGAAGCCGCTGCCGAGCAGCGGCACGGCGACGAATCCCAGGCCGGCAACGGCCACAGCGAGCGCCGAGCCCGTGGCGTCGGCGATCGACAGCGCCGAGGAGTTGAAGCCCTCGTCGCGGGTGGTCGAGTATGCGAGGGTGAGCACCGTGAGCCGTGGGTAGAGCAGTCCCATCCCTGCCCCGGCCAGCCCCCACCCGATCATGACGATCCACGGCAGCGGCCACAGCACCACCACGCCGAGGATGGCGAGCAGCGCGACCATGATCAGCGCGAAGGCGATCAGCATGATCCGCCTGCTGCCCAGGCGATCGCCCCACCGTCCCTGCACCGCAGACGCGCTGGACCAGCCGAGCGCCGCGAGCGTCAGCGCCAGTCCCGCGATCGACGGCGAGAAGCCGTGGTCATCCATGAGGAGCTTCGGGATGTACGCCTCGGCGGCGAAGAACGCGCCGGCGATGAGACCCCGCGTGAGGACGACGCTCGGCAGGCCCGCCGCGGCGCGCAGTGTGCGTCGGGGCAGCAGCGGCAGCAGTGCGACGCCGATCGCGACGATGCCGATCGCGGCGAGCGGCCCGCCGGTGGAGAAGGGCAGCTCGACGGTGAAGCCGACGCCCACCGCGCAGACGGCGACGACGACGGCGAGCAGCAGGCGCAGCGCGAATCCTCCGCGCTCTCCCTGTGAAGCGGTCGTGGCATCCGGAGCATCGGCGTCCGGAGCGGAATCCGCATCACCCGCGTCCGAGTCGAGACTCACCCCGCTCAGCCGCTGCACGACGAGGACGAAAGCCGCAGCCGTCAGCACCGCGACGCCCAGGAAGGTCCAGCGCCAGTGCATCAGCTCGGTCACCAGGCCCGCCAGGAACGGTCCGATCATCGACGGCACCACCCAGGCGGCGGCATATGCGGCGAAGATGCGCCCGTGCAGGTGCGGCGGGTACACCCGTGCGACCACGACGTACAGGGCGACGGTCTGTCCGCCGGCGCCGAGTCCCTGGACGAGCCGCCCGGCGAGGAAGGTGTACATGTCGAGGGCGAGACCGGAGACCACCAGTCCGAGGAGGAAGAGCGCGACCGCGGTGTACAGGGGTGCGCGGGGACCCGCTCGATCGCTCCAGGTCCCGGCGGCAACCATGCCGATGACGCTCGTCGCGAGCGTGCCCGAGAACGCGACGGCGTACAGCGCCTCGCCATGCAGATCGGCGCTGACCACGGGCATCACCGTCGTGACGGCGAGGGCCTCGATCGCGGCGAGGAAGATGAGCACGACCGAGCCGATGGTGATCCCGAGACGAGTGCGATCCCAGATCGTCTCGATCTCGGTGACGCCGGTCACTCGGGCACCTTGAGCGTGCGAGGGCGGGTGGTGACTGTCACCACATGAGCCTATCGACGCGGGAGCCGGGGCGGCGCGTGGGAGGATCTGGGGATGACCGAGCAGCTCCCTCCCGCAGGCTGGTATCCGGATCCTCAGGGCTCCTCGGCGCAGAGATACTGGGACGGCTCGGGCTGGACAGGCCAGCTCCTGCCCGAACCGCAGCGCCCCTCGGACCCGCTACGAGGTGCCGATGATGCCCGCGCCGCAATGCCCGAACCGACGAGGAAACGACGCGTTGGGCTACTTCTGGGGTCCGCCCTCGTGGTCACGCTGGCGCTGGTGGCGACAGGCGTGTGGGGCATCGGACAGCTCCTGCCCGGCGCACTCCCGTTCACGAGTGCCAAGGTCCCGCTGTCCGAGGCATCCTTCTACCAGAAGAACGCCGAGTGGCTCAGGTCGGAGATCGTGGCGGCTCCGGATCCGTTCGCGTCGAATGCGACGGTCAGCGGCGTGCGAGCATCCACCGGCTATCGGGCGGCATCTCGCGAGTATCTCACTGAGGTGCTCTCCGAACTGGAGGCGGAAGGCTCAAGAGAGTTCGACACTCTCGATGAGGCGGAGCAGTACGCCTACGACTTCGTCACCCTGCGCGTGAGCGAAGCGGTGGAAGCGATCTCGACAGGAGGCATCGGAACCGACCTCGCGACGACGGGCTTCCCGCAGGACGAGGCGGTCATCGCGGTCGAGAAGCAGATCGCCGCCGCCACGATCCTCCCGAGCGGCGACGGCAGATACTGGGATGCGGCGGAAGCGCTCGCGAATCTGCTCGGCTCGACAATCACACTCGATCAGACGGCGGCCGAGTGCCCGCCCAGTACGAAACCCCGCATCCTCGCCTTCGTCTGCCTCGGCACAGAAGCCGGCTGGAGCCTCGTGACGTACACGCCTCTCGGGATGGACGACGTGTCGAGCACCGGCTTCGTCGACACGATGAAGCATGAACTTGCACACAAGCTCATCCATATCCAGTGCGGTCCGCCCGTGACTCAGTGGGACGAGCAGTACGGCGAGGGCGTGACGAACTCCTACGCGGTCCTGTTCCTGGGTGCCGACCCGGCGCAGCTCAGCACGCAGGACGACTACGCGATGAATGAGACCACCGACGCGAAGGCGCGTGCGATCCACGAGAACGACCTGGCCTGCTTCGACGGCGACGTGCTGCCGGCTCCGTAGCACCGACGCCGTCGACCGTGTCTGTCTTCAGGCGGTCATCCTCGAGGACCCGTCGTGCCCCGAAGCGCGGCGATGCGTGTGATCGCCTCGGTGATGATCTCCGGGCTCGTGCCGAAGTTGAGGCGCACGTGCCCCGCACCTTCCGCGCCGAACGCCGGTCCGTAGTGCAGGGCGACCTCGGCCTCGCGCAGGATGCGCCGAGCGGGGTTGGCGCCCCATCCGAGGTCCGTGAGGTCGATCCAGGCCAGGTAGCCGGCGTCGGGCATCCGGTATCGGGCCTCGGGCAGGTGCTCGGCGAGCAGAGACCGCAGCAGCCGACTGTTCTCATCGAGCGTGCGCAGCAGCCCGTCGAGCCAGTCATCGCTCTCGGGTGCGAAGGCGGCGACGGCCGCGAGAAGTCCGAACTGACCCGTGCGCCACACCACCTCGACGGGCAGTTCGCGAAGCACCCGCTGGGTCTCTGCGCTCGCGGCGACCATCAGCGCGCACTTGAGGCCGGCCAGGTTGAACGCCTTGCTGGCACTCACCACGGCGTAGCCGATCCGCGCCGACGCTCCGCCCGCGGCGAGGAAGGGAGTGTATCCGGCCTCCGGCTGGGCGAGCGGGGCGTGGATCTCGTCCGAGATCACCGCCGCACCGTGCTCGGCGGCGAGATCGGCGAGTGCGCGCAGCGACGCGGCGGAGTGGACGGTCCCCGTCGGGTTGTGGGGGTTGCACAGCAGCACGGCCCTGGCGCCGGACGCCAGCGCGGCGGCGATCCCCTCGAGGTCGAGCTCCCACGCATCCCCGGTGTCGCGCAACGGCACGCGCTCCACGACTCCGCCTGCCTCCTCGACGAGTTCGAAGAACGGCGGATACACGGGAGGGTTGACGATCACCCGCTCCCCCGGCGCGATCACCCGGCGGAGGATCTCGACGATACCCATGCTCACATCGGCCGTGCTGCGCATGCCGGCCGGGTCGGGAGACCAGCCGAAGCGTCGCTCGGCGAACGCCGAATACGAGGCGGCGAGGGGGGTGCGGGATGCGATGTACCCCGTGTCGCCCGTGCGCACGGCCCGGTCGAGCGCAGCACTGATCGCGGGCGCGAGCGGGAAGTCGGTCTCGGCGACGAGGAGCGGGAGCACCCCTTCCGGGTACTCCCGCCACTTCTCGCTCGTGCGCTGCCGCAGTTCCGCCAGGGGAAGAGCTACGACGTCAGCAGGCATGTCAGATCGCGAATCCGAGCGCGCGCATCATGTCGCGTCCGTCGTCGGTGATCCGCTCCGGGCCCCACGGCGGCATCCATACCCAGTTGATGCGGAACTGATCGACGACGGAGTCCAGCGCCTGCGCGGTCTGCTCCTCGAGCACGTCGGTGAGCGGGCAGCCGGCACTGGTCAGCGTCATGTGGATGACCAGCGCGTCGTTCTCGTCGTCCCAGGAGAGGTCGTAGATCAGGCCGAGGTCGACGACGTTGATCCCGAGCTCCGGGTCCATGACGTCCTTGAGAGCCTCGGTGACCTCGTCGTGCTTCTCAGGGGTGAGCGTCGCGGTCAT
It encodes:
- a CDS encoding alpha/beta fold hydrolase; the protein is MDIILIPGLWLDASSWDDVTPALTAAGHRVHPMTMPGLGEPAPEVGIADWVDAVVELIDGIDAPVVLVGHSGGGNVAWGAADARPDRVTRVILVDTVPPAPDHGIGEFETVDGVVPFPGWDHFPDEDVHDLDAAMRERTAPLTMSVPARVPTDPIALSDERRFAIPVTLLMGGYDRQRLEAELADWGPWGAEFSSIADATVVTLDSGHWPQFSMPERLAAAIVDAIGD
- a CDS encoding beta-ketoacyl-ACP reductase; the protein is MSAERVVLVTGGNRGIGRAIAERFVRDGYRVAVTARSGEGPQGTLTVRADVTDAAAIDAAFTEVEQQLGPVEIVVANAGITKDTLLMRMSEDDFDSVVATNLGGTFRVVKRASKGMLRARFGRVILISSVVGLYGSAGQVNYSASKSALVGFARSLTRELGGRGITANVVAPGFIETDMTAELPEETQKQYKASIPAGRFATPDEVAGAVAWLAGDDAAYISGAVIPVDGGLGMGH
- a CDS encoding DUF3099 domain-containing protein, with amino-acid sequence MKDKRHAPSVTSLPQSPQDEADHRVRRYALTMGIRTVCFLLMALVQPLGWWTWAFAAAAIFLPYIAVVYANAGSDSTPSAVESPVAQLESPRASAPEPTAADPDVITIIERRDDRGAGER
- a CDS encoding SURF1 family cytochrome oxidase biogenesis protein; the protein is MRWGVYVLVAIGFAIACVFLSQWQFDRNESRAEQIALVERNYDADPVPVADLLGTDGALQPADEWHPVLLRGEYLADEQVLVRNRPHGGTSAFEVLVPFRDESGLVLLVDRGWISPGEDASPKSVPAPPDGESSAVVRLRPGERLPASGRGAPEGQVPTIHLPTIADLVNPALTTSAYGQLVSEEPAAQAALGGFASPTDDPGPHLSYAIQWILFAVMGFAFIGYVIRIEIVKAKEDAGELPKRQPRRRDRDAADEDALLDAVQR
- a CDS encoding ABC-F family ATP-binding cassette domain-containing protein translates to MLAVHELEIRVGARVLMSDVSFRVAAGDKIGLVGRNGAGKTTLTKVLAGDVLPSEGKVTKSGEIGYLPQDPRTGDPEVLARTRILDARGLGTLQLGMSKASHDMASDDPKIADRAMRKFANLTERFEALGGYAAEAEAASIAHNLSLPDRILDQPLNTLSGGQRRRIELARILFSDADTMILDEPTNHLDADSVVWLREFLKNYKGGLIVISHDVELVGETVNRVFYLDANRQVIDIYNMNWKNYLRQRVADEERRKKERANAEKKATQLQLQAARFGAKASKAAAAHQMVARAEKLLSGLDEVRQADRVAKLRFPKPAACGKTPLMASGLSKSYGSLEIFTDVDLAIDRGSKVVVLGLNGAGKTTLLRLLAGVDEPDTGQLEPGHGLKIGYYAQEHENLDVKRSVLENMISAAPDLNETEARKVLGSFLFTGDDVHKPAGVLSGGEKTRLSLATLVVSSANMLLLDEPTNNLDPASREEILGALAHYEGAVVLVSHDPGAVASLNPERVLILPDGVEDIWSKDYQDLIELA
- a CDS encoding energy-coupling factor transporter transmembrane component T family protein yields the protein MISLYRPGTSILHRLPAGAKLCALIVAALLVSFARPGSVGAVLLVLSASGLLLVAGLGWRGVAAAWWRLRWLILLLGGALWVFVDVGTAVQSTARVIALILLAESVTRSTRMGDLLDVLERAMRPLRRFGVDPASVALTVSLTIAMVPVLAGFLAQVRDAQRARGVRLGARAVLPLLVLTLRHADDVGDALAARGLAR
- a CDS encoding energy-coupling factor ABC transporter ATP-binding protein codes for the protein MTDPGIRFEGAGCTIDGERILHDVDLSLSAPRTAVIGANGSGKSTFARMLNGLRPCTQGRASVLGHDIVRDARMLRDRVGFVFTNPEAQILMPTPAEDIALSLRDLPKPLRAERVLDTLSRFGLAGREDQPAAALSGGQRQLLAIASVLASEPDLLVADEPTTLLDLRNARSIGELLLGLEVPVVIVTHDLELAAACDEAVLFDEGRVHAVGAPVDVIAAYRRLIG
- a CDS encoding biotin transporter BioY, which encodes MSDPRPLSADLARIAVFAALIIVLGTVVVPLPGGVPITGQTLGVMLAGLVLGARRAPLAILVVLALAAIGLPVLAGGRGGLGAFAGPTAGYMLGWVIGSIVIGLIAHSGRPSWWRTALATIIGGIAAVYLLGVPVQAAVTGVPLDLTALSTVAFLPGDLVKAGIATVLALGLRRAYPRAFPARSATAPASALS
- a CDS encoding MFS transporter translates to MTGVTEIETIWDRTRLGITIGSVVLIFLAAIEALAVTTVMPVVSADLHGEALYAVAFSGTLATSVIGMVAAGTWSDRAGPRAPLYTAVALFLLGLVVSGLALDMYTFLAGRLVQGLGAGGQTVALYVVVARVYPPHLHGRIFAAYAAAWVVPSMIGPFLAGLVTELMHWRWTFLGVAVLTAAAFVLVVQRLSGVSLDSDAGDADSAPDADAPDATTASQGERGGFALRLLLAVVVAVCAVGVGFTVELPFSTGGPLAAIGIVAIGVALLPLLPRRTLRAAAGLPSVVLTRGLIAGAFFAAEAYIPKLLMDDHGFSPSIAGLALTLAALGWSSASAVQGRWGDRLGSRRIMLIAFALIMVALLAILGVVVLWPLPWIVMIGWGLAGAGMGLLYPRLTVLTLAYSTTRDEGFNSSALSIADATGSALAVAVAGLGFVAVPLLGSGFATVYLFAAVLTTIAMLPGLRMGDAQR
- a CDS encoding DUF2510 domain-containing protein; translated protein: MTEQLPPAGWYPDPQGSSAQRYWDGSGWTGQLLPEPQRPSDPLRGADDARAAMPEPTRKRRVGLLLGSALVVTLALVATGVWGIGQLLPGALPFTSAKVPLSEASFYQKNAEWLRSEIVAAPDPFASNATVSGVRASTGYRAASREYLTEVLSELEAEGSREFDTLDEAEQYAYDFVTLRVSEAVEAISTGGIGTDLATTGFPQDEAVIAVEKQIAAATILPSGDGRYWDAAEALANLLGSTITLDQTAAECPPSTKPRILAFVCLGTEAGWSLVTYTPLGMDDVSSTGFVDTMKHELAHKLIHIQCGPPVTQWDEQYGEGVTNSYAVLFLGADPAQLSTQDDYAMNETTDAKARAIHENDLACFDGDVLPAP
- a CDS encoding MalY/PatB family protein — encoded protein: MPADVVALPLAELRQRTSEKWREYPEGVLPLLVAETDFPLAPAISAALDRAVRTGDTGYIASRTPLAASYSAFAERRFGWSPDPAGMRSTADVSMGIVEILRRVIAPGERVIVNPPVYPPFFELVEEAGGVVERVPLRDTGDAWELDLEGIAAALASGARAVLLCNPHNPTGTVHSAASLRALADLAAEHGAAVISDEIHAPLAQPEAGYTPFLAAGGASARIGYAVVSASKAFNLAGLKCALMVAASAETQRVLRELPVEVVWRTGQFGLLAAVAAFAPESDDWLDGLLRTLDENSRLLRSLLAEHLPEARYRMPDAGYLAWIDLTDLGWGANPARRILREAEVALHYGPAFGAEGAGHVRLNFGTSPEIITEAITRIAALRGTTGPRG
- a CDS encoding metal-sulfur cluster assembly factor; amino-acid sequence: MTATLTPEKHDEVTEALKDVMDPELGINVVDLGLIYDLSWDDENDALVIHMTLTSAGCPLTDVLEEQTAQALDSVVDQFRINWVWMPPWGPERITDDGRDMMRALGFAI